The following coding sequences lie in one Rutidosis leptorrhynchoides isolate AG116_Rl617_1_P2 chromosome 4, CSIRO_AGI_Rlap_v1, whole genome shotgun sequence genomic window:
- the LOC139843532 gene encoding probable carboxylesterase SOBER1-like, with product MKKASSESILFFIKPVALLTLTFSITIFIIFLSFPSSSPKSKTLGSLKSKSMSSRSFILWLHGLGDSGPANEPIKSIFTSSQFNNTQWSFPTAPSQPVSCNYGSVMPSWFDIHEIPITANSPVDESSLLKAVQNVHSMIDKKVASGIDPKNVFICGFSQGGALTLASVLLYPKTLGGGAIFSGWVPFNSSSIIERITPEAKRTPMLWSHGMADGTALFEAGQAGPPFLQHVGMNCEFKAYPGLAHSLNNQEFQHLESWIKSRLQSSS from the exons ATGAAAAAGGCATCTTCCGAATCAATACTTTTCTTTATAAAACCAGTTGCCCTGCTCACCCTCACTTTCTCCATCACCATTTTCATAATATTCCTCTCATTTCCTTCATCATCTCCTAAATCTAAAACCCTTGGATCCTTAAAGTCAAAGTCAATGTCGTCTAGAAGCTTCATATTATGGTTGCACGGTTTAGGTGACTCCGGTCCAGCCAATGAACCCATCAAATCTATCTTCACTTCCTCTCAATTCAATAACACTCAATGGTCTTTCCCTACTGCTCCTTCTCAACCTGTTTCTTGTAATT ATGGTTCTGTGATGCCTTCATGGTTCGACATTCATGAGATACCTATAACCGCT AATTCTCCTGTGGATGAAAGTTCGTTACTTAAAGCAGTTCAAAATGTGCATTCAATGATTGACAAGAAGGTGGCTTCCGGAATTGACCCAAAAAATGTGTTTATTTGTGGCTTTAGTCAAGGAG GTGCTTTGACCTTAGCTAGTGTTCTGCTATATCCAAAAACGCTTGGTGGGGGTGCAATCTTTAGCGGATGGGTACCTTTCAATTCTAGCTCTATAATAGAGCGAATCACACCCGAGGCAAAAAGG ACCCCAATGTTGTGGTCTCATGGTATGGCTGATGGGACGGCTCTATTCGAAGCTGGACAAGCGGGCCCACCATTCCTTCAACATGTTGGCATGAACTGTGAATTTAAG GCGTATCCTGGACTTGCCCATTCGCTAAACAATCAGGAGTTTCAACACCTCGAATCGTGGATCAAATCCCGCTTACAAAGTTCCTCTTGA